Proteins from a single region of Aureibacter tunicatorum:
- a CDS encoding gliding motility-associated C-terminal domain-containing protein — MNNVGYIHFALKLVLFLFIFPPLHAQQNSVVNNNEWYLSEHRLIVGQLGDEYTDSLHISPNNLNENGNTAVAFSPLSDELLFYSDGETIYNRNHLPMEGISINNSSGYNQRVAIAKSPNNPNHYYLYVNYGNVDIYTIDMSDPGGGTNNLPFGRVINRTQNAINNTSEGMHTFSSENNQYLLTQTGSEIKIFEIGDNSSLTEISSYPLASNSIQNISTYSTDNEIIILSSPKGSNQSTRILSFNPQSNSIEAHEIDLIPNTGGATGTYDAEMINDSIVYISSSNDIYEYNLNQPNAPIRSIKPFDYEIGEGFGLQKASNGKVYFLHSREGQSNISLAVIQPEVIIADNPMTPDVDESEESLPFEFNTAKYQDENIGAKQFPSFLPEQEQEDITFNLTQIGKCTNEQVKLVPQLEKNGETIIANEYTWLINGEAYDAAIPSISFEQASASVTLIATINGQEHVFNENISLIENPLVPDSLITNLDGKTDTTICKSQIPFTLEGTNAEAYRWSTEETTQNIEVSTSGRYWLTAAQNGCTANFEVNVQVFEEELPEEQPTIGKWYFGNSAGIDFDNPPNDSPRPLDNSLINSPSGAETVYNEKGDVIFYTDGENIWGDQIRDGNDNTHEEIDNNIGGQFNSSQAVKVMMAYQESNKYYVFTTESVESKDHFDLKVTVVNVTGVENSTPIEILTEEKDQLLFTKNAERIAVTGGGNSPGWMVTHDYSSNTFRAYPIDTMGIGNPVYNHIGAIYDVSNNNAAIGEIEFSGDGSKIAVAYSTNEGNFIELFDFDQETGQMSNYAQIPLGEDDLQAYGLEFSPDNRKVFVTLKGESRSVLKEAYIDYSSIDIDGQPTPNPDYLEEILDPSNVSTVANISGEAGHISTAPNNQIYVAINGSQSLGSIQPNSEKGQSSNFNENGLDLGGNTSTLGLPSYTTPPPSNSSQEPSLTVDGNCLGIETEMSASGKTTFDVFNWNFGNGLSAQGMQLTDTSQIYQSPSEYIVQVRITNKCGMDTTLFQNIEIFENPDEPTVGNYGICNDIEIQAFDNKTDNELSALDITWTDFESGDVLNGNTISVTPEDKVYILEVSNEHDCKSSDTVTVLDYRPNLELSDLSICQDEEDHTLSTSLSERYGHRWFINNIPQNTETNSSIQINASIPGEYYYKVEVIDPDNPEGCVTTDSALIIINANPQLTASTTNTQCGDSDGTITLNGNSTFDYAWEDDTNINSNVRTDLASGIYNVIITNINNGCTQEINNITVDDDANYDFTSNDSQIQCNGDLEIEVESSNTSSDFQGTYTINSPSGEEIDNGNVSINVGSSHPFNVTNQNLSGEYNISFIDNSGCQKSVKANVLAKDSIEINLNTTELVKCSNDDDSQFIIENHSPENKYTWYDINGNSSNDNPYNPQSGNGEYRLVATPNDPSTGKCPSEIIASSTTYNTPDIDFDITDDFCNDGFITLNGTINSNGQSFREEWFVNNSNSPDGFSSSFIHDESGEHTYTYKVTETTTLCSNSVTKDYENPTLIEFALNAKPACLPADENPIELEIDLVSPENDDNIIYEFYLNKDDDLPSNPNNESIFITDIFEIEEGKVIVKGEGDKVCEAEQLFSVSRETEDITLKILVNQNNQVIDTLQESGNLIVVTCTYDSDPDSLKTLNTLSSLYSNYHWKNKSNDFESNESTLELDTEEKIGLYNLTVESLTKCEYKIDFTVSQNCRPTLVLPNAFTPSQLNNRVFRIAYDKYISDDGFECYIYNRWGELIFYSDDYQSFKSDKSDLNFNEGGWQGTTQNGDDVQQGVYTFIIKYKSIFENDPELYEKRGSVILLK; from the coding sequence ATGAATAATGTCGGCTATATTCATTTTGCATTAAAGTTAGTATTGTTTTTATTCATTTTTCCTCCTTTGCATGCGCAACAAAACTCTGTTGTCAACAACAATGAGTGGTACTTGTCAGAGCACAGGCTGATTGTTGGCCAATTAGGCGATGAATACACCGATTCACTTCACATTTCACCAAATAACTTGAATGAAAATGGGAATACTGCAGTAGCCTTCTCTCCCTTGAGCGATGAATTGTTATTTTATTCAGATGGAGAAACAATCTACAATAGGAACCATCTGCCCATGGAAGGAATTTCAATAAATAATTCTAGCGGTTATAATCAAAGAGTTGCTATAGCAAAATCGCCTAACAACCCTAACCACTACTATTTATATGTCAATTATGGAAATGTTGACATTTACACGATAGACATGAGTGATCCTGGAGGAGGAACTAACAATTTGCCATTCGGTAGAGTAATCAACAGAACTCAAAATGCGATAAACAATACTAGTGAAGGCATGCACACTTTCTCATCAGAAAACAATCAATATTTATTGACTCAAACTGGATCTGAGATCAAAATTTTTGAAATTGGCGACAACTCATCTCTAACAGAAATTAGTTCTTATCCACTTGCCAGCAACTCAATCCAGAACATTTCTACTTACTCCACAGACAATGAAATCATAATATTAAGCTCACCTAAAGGCTCAAATCAGTCGACTCGTATTCTTAGTTTCAATCCTCAATCCAACTCTATTGAAGCTCACGAAATTGATCTCATCCCTAATACTGGAGGTGCGACAGGTACTTATGATGCGGAAATGATAAACGATAGCATTGTCTATATTTCTTCATCCAATGACATCTATGAATATAATTTGAACCAACCGAATGCTCCAATTCGATCTATCAAGCCTTTTGATTATGAAATCGGCGAAGGCTTTGGATTGCAAAAAGCGTCTAATGGAAAAGTTTATTTTTTACACTCCCGAGAAGGACAAAGCAATATAAGTTTAGCTGTCATACAACCTGAAGTCATTATTGCCGACAACCCAATGACTCCAGATGTTGATGAATCTGAAGAAAGTCTACCATTTGAATTTAACACAGCAAAATATCAAGATGAAAATATTGGAGCGAAACAATTTCCTTCTTTCTTGCCTGAACAAGAACAAGAAGATATTACCTTCAACTTAACCCAAATCGGCAAATGCACCAATGAGCAAGTAAAACTAGTTCCTCAACTTGAGAAAAATGGAGAAACGATCATTGCTAATGAATATACTTGGTTGATCAATGGAGAAGCTTATGATGCCGCGATCCCTTCAATCTCCTTCGAACAAGCGTCAGCCAGTGTTACCCTTATCGCTACTATCAATGGTCAAGAACATGTATTCAATGAAAACATATCTTTAATCGAAAACCCTTTAGTTCCTGACAGTCTAATAACAAATCTTGACGGGAAAACTGACACTACAATCTGTAAATCTCAAATCCCATTCACATTGGAAGGAACGAATGCAGAAGCTTACAGATGGTCTACGGAAGAAACGACTCAAAATATCGAAGTATCAACATCCGGCAGATATTGGTTAACTGCCGCTCAAAATGGTTGCACAGCGAACTTTGAAGTAAATGTCCAAGTTTTTGAAGAAGAATTGCCTGAAGAACAACCGACGATTGGAAAGTGGTACTTTGGAAATTCTGCTGGAATCGATTTTGACAATCCGCCAAACGACTCTCCGAGGCCATTGGACAATAGCCTAATCAACAGCCCTTCTGGCGCAGAAACTGTTTATAACGAGAAAGGAGATGTTATTTTTTACACAGATGGCGAAAATATTTGGGGGGACCAAATAAGGGATGGAAATGATAACACGCATGAAGAAATTGATAATAACATAGGTGGACAATTCAATTCAAGTCAAGCTGTCAAAGTAATGATGGCTTATCAAGAGTCCAACAAATATTATGTATTCACAACAGAGAGTGTCGAGAGCAAGGATCATTTCGACTTGAAAGTTACAGTTGTGAATGTAACTGGAGTGGAAAACAGCACTCCCATAGAAATTTTAACAGAAGAAAAAGATCAACTTCTTTTCACTAAAAACGCTGAACGCATCGCAGTCACCGGAGGTGGCAACTCACCTGGATGGATGGTTACTCATGATTATTCATCAAACACATTCAGAGCTTACCCAATAGACACTATGGGAATTGGCAACCCTGTATACAACCATATAGGAGCTATATATGATGTTTCTAATAATAACGCAGCTATTGGAGAAATAGAGTTTAGCGGAGATGGGTCAAAAATTGCCGTGGCATATTCAACTAATGAAGGGAACTTCATTGAGCTATTTGATTTCGACCAAGAAACAGGTCAAATGTCCAACTATGCTCAAATTCCTTTGGGAGAAGACGATCTCCAAGCATATGGATTAGAATTTTCACCTGATAATCGAAAAGTATTCGTCACACTTAAAGGAGAAAGTAGGTCTGTATTAAAAGAAGCTTATATTGATTACAGCAGCATAGACATTGATGGTCAACCAACTCCAAACCCTGACTATCTGGAAGAAATTCTTGATCCTTCAAATGTTTCCACTGTAGCTAACATCTCTGGTGAAGCAGGTCATATTTCTACCGCTCCCAACAATCAAATTTATGTGGCCATAAACGGCAGCCAAAGCTTAGGCAGTATTCAACCAAACTCTGAAAAAGGTCAAAGCTCGAATTTTAACGAAAATGGATTAGACTTGGGAGGCAACACATCCACACTTGGCTTGCCTTCTTACACAACCCCTCCTCCGTCGAATTCCTCTCAAGAACCTAGTTTGACTGTGGATGGAAACTGTCTTGGAATCGAAACTGAAATGTCTGCTTCAGGCAAAACAACTTTCGATGTATTTAACTGGAATTTTGGCAATGGACTTTCCGCTCAAGGCATGCAACTTACTGACACTTCACAAATTTACCAATCACCTAGCGAGTACATTGTGCAAGTTAGAATAACGAATAAATGCGGAATGGATACCACTCTATTCCAAAACATAGAAATTTTCGAAAACCCAGACGAACCTACAGTTGGAAACTATGGTATTTGCAACGATATTGAAATTCAAGCTTTTGACAATAAAACAGATAACGAACTATCAGCTTTGGACATTACATGGACTGACTTTGAATCAGGTGATGTATTAAACGGGAACACTATTTCGGTAACGCCTGAAGACAAAGTTTATATTCTTGAAGTGAGCAACGAACATGACTGTAAAAGCTCTGATACTGTTACTGTATTGGATTATCGACCTAACCTTGAGCTATCAGATTTATCTATCTGCCAAGATGAGGAAGATCACACGCTCAGCACATCATTATCCGAAAGGTATGGACATAGATGGTTCATCAATAACATTCCACAAAACACAGAAACCAACTCTTCAATACAAATAAATGCTTCTATACCTGGAGAATATTACTATAAGGTTGAAGTTATTGACCCGGATAATCCAGAAGGGTGCGTGACTACAGACAGTGCCTTGATTATAATAAATGCTAATCCACAATTAACAGCCAGCACAACAAACACACAATGTGGAGATAGCGATGGAACGATAACATTAAATGGGAATAGCACTTTTGATTATGCTTGGGAAGATGACACTAATATCAACTCAAATGTAAGAACTGACCTAGCTTCAGGAATTTACAATGTCATTATCACAAATATCAATAATGGCTGTACTCAGGAAATCAACAACATAACTGTCGATGATGATGCAAATTATGACTTCACATCTAACGACTCTCAGATTCAATGTAATGGAGATCTTGAGATCGAAGTCGAAAGCTCCAATACTTCTTCGGACTTCCAAGGAACCTATACGATAAACTCTCCATCAGGCGAGGAAATTGACAATGGAAATGTTAGCATTAACGTTGGTTCATCGCACCCATTTAATGTAACAAATCAAAATTTATCAGGTGAATACAATATCTCCTTTATAGATAATTCAGGCTGCCAAAAATCTGTAAAAGCAAATGTTCTAGCCAAAGACAGCATTGAAATCAATTTAAACACAACTGAACTTGTCAAATGCTCCAATGACGACGACTCTCAATTTATCATCGAAAATCATTCCCCTGAAAACAAATACACTTGGTATGACATAAATGGAAACAGCAGCAATGACAATCCATATAATCCGCAAAGTGGAAATGGAGAGTATCGATTAGTAGCAACACCAAACGATCCTTCTACAGGAAAATGTCCATCAGAAATCATAGCTAGCTCCACGACATATAATACCCCTGATATTGATTTTGACATTACAGATGATTTCTGTAATGATGGCTTTATCACTCTCAATGGAACAATAAATAGCAATGGACAAAGCTTCAGAGAAGAATGGTTTGTCAATAATTCAAATTCTCCAGATGGGTTTTCATCCAGTTTCATCCATGATGAATCAGGAGAACACACATATACATACAAAGTAACTGAAACGACTACTCTATGCTCCAACTCAGTCACTAAGGATTATGAAAACCCTACGCTCATTGAATTCGCGCTAAACGCAAAACCAGCATGTCTTCCAGCTGATGAAAATCCTATTGAGCTTGAAATTGATTTAGTTTCACCTGAAAATGACGATAATATTATATATGAATTCTATTTAAATAAAGACGACGATTTGCCTTCAAACCCAAATAATGAATCAATATTTATCACAGACATTTTTGAGATCGAAGAAGGCAAAGTCATTGTCAAGGGAGAAGGTGATAAAGTATGTGAGGCCGAGCAGTTATTCTCCGTAAGTAGAGAAACCGAAGATATAACACTAAAGATTTTGGTTAATCAAAACAATCAAGTGATAGACACGCTTCAAGAATCTGGTAATTTGATCGTAGTTACTTGCACATATGATAGCGATCCTGATTCTCTCAAAACTTTAAATACTCTTAGTTCTCTTTATTCCAACTACCATTGGAAAAACAAGTCTAATGACTTTGAATCAAACGAAAGCACATTGGAACTAGATACTGAAGAGAAAATCGGGTTATATAATTTAACAGTTGAATCATTAACAAAATGCGAATATAAAATTGACTTCACTGTATCTCAAAATTGCAGACCAACTCTTGTATTGCCTAATGCGTTTACTCCATCACAATTAAACAATAGAGTATTCCGTATTGCATATGATAAATATATTTCCGACGACGGGTTCGAATGTTATATCTACAATAGATGGGGGGAATTAATCTTCTATTCTGATGATTACCAATCTTTCAAATCCGATAAATCCGACTTGAACTTCAACGAAGGAGGCTGGCAAGGAACCACACAAAATGGTGACGACGTTCAACAAGGAGTTTACACCTTTATAATAAAATACAAAAGCATTTTTGAGAATGACCCGGAACTATACGAAAAGCGGGGCTCTGTAATTCTACTCAAATAA
- a CDS encoding DUF4301 family protein, with translation MFTEKDLNDIKEKGLTIAAIERQLVNFERGFPFFNIVKPATPNNGIIQLPVEAVNKLVDEYPLKVSEKTIVKFTPASGAATRMFKKLHELNRGIINVEDLDSELLEIFDNIDKFAFYEELKSKLNENGYAIDDALKNKDYLTIAKFILDKPGLNYGNLPKGLLKFHQYGDYSRTPFEEHIIEGIEYCQNGDRKVKLHFTISPEHHEAFENHLNETKAYYESEFNIKLDISFSYQKPSTDTIAVEPDLTPFREDSGEILFRPGGHGALIENLNETDADLVFIKNIDNVVPDHLKETTYTYKKVLGSVLVDYQNKIFSALKKLENENISDNELDEINTFVEEQLYVHPYDKAENKEELIAYLKQKLDRPLRVCGMVKNLGEPGGGPFWAINADESVSLHIVESAQIDLNNPVKKNIFSESTHFNPVDIACGLKNYKGEKYDLLNHIDHNAGFITKKSRNGREIIAQELPGLWNGAMSDWNTIFVEVPLITFNPVKTVNYLLRDQHQINQKKNTMVEFA, from the coding sequence GTGTTCACAGAGAAAGACCTAAATGACATTAAAGAGAAAGGTTTGACAATCGCTGCCATAGAAAGGCAACTTGTCAACTTTGAGAGAGGGTTTCCATTTTTTAATATCGTTAAGCCTGCCACACCAAACAATGGCATTATTCAATTGCCTGTAGAAGCTGTCAACAAGCTTGTGGACGAATACCCTTTAAAAGTATCAGAGAAAACAATCGTTAAGTTCACCCCTGCTTCCGGCGCAGCTACCCGTATGTTCAAAAAGCTTCATGAACTTAACAGAGGCATTATTAATGTAGAGGACTTGGATTCTGAATTATTGGAGATCTTCGACAATATTGACAAATTCGCGTTTTACGAAGAGTTGAAATCCAAGCTAAACGAAAATGGCTATGCCATCGACGATGCATTAAAAAACAAAGACTATCTGACCATCGCTAAATTCATATTAGATAAGCCTGGTTTAAATTATGGAAATCTACCTAAGGGATTATTGAAATTCCACCAATACGGAGATTATTCCAGAACTCCATTTGAAGAGCATATCATAGAAGGAATTGAATATTGCCAAAATGGAGACAGAAAGGTAAAGTTGCATTTTACAATTTCACCTGAACATCATGAAGCTTTTGAAAATCACTTAAATGAGACCAAAGCTTATTATGAATCGGAATTCAACATCAAATTAGATATTTCTTTTTCTTATCAAAAGCCTTCCACAGATACAATAGCTGTAGAACCAGATCTAACTCCTTTTAGAGAAGATAGCGGAGAAATTCTATTCAGACCAGGTGGACATGGCGCTTTGATAGAAAACTTAAATGAAACGGACGCGGACTTGGTTTTCATCAAAAACATAGACAATGTCGTTCCTGATCATTTAAAAGAAACCACTTATACATATAAGAAAGTGTTAGGCTCGGTGCTCGTTGATTATCAAAATAAAATATTTTCCGCTCTAAAAAAACTAGAGAACGAAAATATCTCGGACAATGAACTTGACGAAATCAATACTTTTGTCGAAGAGCAACTTTATGTCCATCCATACGACAAGGCTGAAAATAAAGAAGAGCTAATCGCCTATCTCAAGCAAAAGCTTGACAGACCATTAAGAGTTTGCGGAATGGTGAAAAACCTAGGAGAACCTGGAGGCGGTCCATTTTGGGCAATTAATGCTGACGAATCCGTTTCACTACATATCGTGGAATCGGCTCAAATCGACCTAAACAACCCTGTCAAGAAAAATATTTTTAGTGAGTCAACACACTTTAATCCAGTAGATATTGCATGCGGCCTTAAAAATTACAAAGGAGAAAAGTACGACTTATTAAATCACATTGACCATAACGCTGGTTTTATTACAAAAAAATCAAGAAACGGTCGTGAAATCATTGCTCAAGAACTCCCTGGCTTATGGAATGGGGCTATGTCTGACTGGAATACCATATTCGTTGAAGTGCCATTAATAACATTCAACCCAGTTAAGACAGTCAACTACTTGTTAAGAGATCAACATCAAATTAACCAAAAAAAAAATACAATGGTTGAATTTGCTTAA
- a CDS encoding M48 family metallopeptidase: MNTILIVIISILIFQFFVDSILGYLNLKSGLKPLPKELEGIYTSLEHDKSKEYQKATNRVGTFKSVLDILIILILLINGWLGEYSDFIMHHFSNQIVHGLVFVGSLYILSDILSLPFSYYSTFNIEERFGFNKSTPKLFFIDKLKSYLMAIVVGGIVLGVLLFLIEWFGSSFWWKFWIFITVFSIVINLLYTKLFVPFFNKLTPLQEGELKNAISDYSKKVDFPLSGVFVIDGSKRSSKANAYFTGMGKVKKIVLFDTLIEKLSNEELVAVLAHEVGHYKKKHIVKGLVMSIIQTGAILFVLSFFIQNIQLSVALGSQLTTPTLILNLIAFMLLIGPISELLGLLFNVISRKNEFEADEYAKQTFGGKYLVSALKKLTVTNLSNLTPHPWFVFVNYSHPPVYERIKELEK, translated from the coding sequence ATGAATACAATTTTAATAGTAATAATATCAATATTGATTTTTCAATTTTTTGTTGACTCTATTTTGGGTTATCTGAATTTGAAAAGTGGATTGAAGCCTTTGCCAAAAGAGTTGGAAGGGATTTATACGTCTTTGGAGCATGATAAAAGCAAAGAGTATCAAAAAGCAACAAACAGGGTCGGGACATTTAAATCAGTATTGGATATCTTGATTATTCTGATATTATTGATCAATGGCTGGTTGGGGGAGTATAGTGATTTTATCATGCATCACTTTTCAAATCAAATTGTCCATGGATTAGTTTTCGTTGGGTCGCTTTATATATTATCAGATATATTAAGCTTGCCTTTTAGTTATTATTCAACTTTCAATATTGAAGAGAGATTTGGATTCAATAAATCAACACCTAAGCTGTTTTTTATTGATAAACTTAAGAGCTATTTAATGGCGATTGTAGTAGGCGGGATTGTTTTGGGTGTGTTGCTTTTTTTAATTGAATGGTTTGGCTCAAGCTTTTGGTGGAAGTTTTGGATTTTTATAACTGTTTTTTCAATTGTTATCAATTTACTATATACAAAGCTATTTGTGCCTTTCTTCAATAAGCTTACTCCGCTTCAAGAGGGAGAGCTTAAAAATGCGATTAGTGATTATTCCAAAAAGGTGGATTTTCCTCTTTCGGGAGTCTTTGTTATAGACGGATCAAAACGTTCATCTAAAGCGAATGCCTATTTTACAGGAATGGGAAAAGTGAAAAAGATAGTTTTGTTTGATACTTTGATCGAAAAACTTAGCAATGAAGAGCTTGTAGCCGTATTGGCGCATGAGGTAGGTCATTATAAGAAAAAGCATATTGTCAAAGGCTTGGTAATGTCTATCATTCAGACAGGTGCGATTTTGTTTGTATTGTCATTTTTTATTCAGAATATTCAGTTGTCTGTTGCTTTAGGCAGTCAATTGACAACTCCCACTTTGATTTTAAATTTGATAGCTTTTATGTTGTTGATTGGACCTATTTCTGAGCTTTTAGGTCTATTATTTAATGTAATTAGTAGAAAAAATGAGTTTGAAGCTGATGAATATGCAAAGCAGACTTTTGGAGGTAAATATCTTGTTAGTGCTTTGAAAAAGTTGACCGTAACTAATTTGTCTAATTTGACACCGCATCCTTGGTTTGTTTTTGTGAATTATTCTCACCCACCTGTTTACGAAAGAATAAAAGAGTTGGAAAAATAG
- a CDS encoding type IX secretion system membrane protein PorP/SprF, producing the protein MILRKVFLFFFVVIFVVFGSVNDARAQDPQFSQFFSAPLYLNPGFTGATQLTRFGANYRNQWPSLEANFTTYSAFADHYFEDYNSGVGIIFLGDRVSNYGIGLNSIHLTYAYQLAISDKVTFRPGIKVGYVGQSANYSKLVFGTGIDPDTGLPNPDGNPNIDGQAKNYFDLGFGGVLYTGEFWLGVSADHLTQPDQSLSGLDQEILPIKFAATAGYKFVLSKRRRNVIREYSFTPTILYKKQGEFDQMDLGMYLTVEPIVLGMWYRGVPFKAVEGKSNHESLVFLIGYSMNDFKVGYSFDYTLSEIGIQSGGAHEISISYSLFTGDPRRPPKHIRNIPCPQF; encoded by the coding sequence ATGATATTAAGGAAAGTATTTTTATTTTTTTTCGTTGTAATATTCGTTGTTTTCGGCTCGGTGAATGATGCGAGAGCTCAAGATCCTCAGTTCTCTCAATTTTTTTCAGCACCGCTTTATTTAAATCCGGGTTTCACAGGAGCTACTCAGTTGACAAGATTTGGAGCGAATTATAGAAATCAGTGGCCTTCTTTGGAAGCAAACTTTACAACTTATTCGGCTTTTGCAGATCATTATTTTGAGGATTATAACAGTGGTGTTGGGATTATATTCTTAGGGGATAGGGTAAGCAATTATGGGATCGGATTGAATAGTATTCATTTGACTTATGCATACCAATTGGCAATTTCAGATAAAGTAACATTCAGGCCCGGCATAAAAGTAGGTTATGTTGGACAATCAGCTAATTATTCAAAATTAGTATTTGGAACAGGAATAGATCCAGATACTGGTCTGCCAAATCCAGATGGAAATCCCAATATAGATGGCCAAGCGAAGAATTATTTTGATTTAGGGTTTGGAGGAGTTTTATATACGGGTGAGTTCTGGTTAGGAGTTTCAGCGGATCATTTAACCCAACCTGACCAGTCTTTATCAGGTTTGGATCAGGAAATTTTACCGATTAAGTTTGCCGCTACAGCAGGTTATAAATTTGTATTGTCAAAGAGGCGAAGAAATGTGATAAGAGAATATTCTTTTACACCTACTATTTTGTACAAAAAACAAGGCGAGTTTGACCAAATGGATTTGGGAATGTATTTGACAGTTGAACCGATTGTATTGGGTATGTGGTATAGAGGGGTTCCTTTTAAAGCTGTTGAAGGAAAAAGCAATCACGAGTCATTGGTCTTCTTAATTGGCTATTCAATGAATGATTTTAAAGTAGGTTATAGTTTTGATTACACATTGTCAGAAATAGGGATTCAGTCAGGGGGGGCTCATGAGATATCTATTTCGTATTCATTGTTTACGGGAGATCCTAGAAGACCGCCTAAACATATACGAAACATTCCTTGTCCTCAATTCTAA
- a CDS encoding NupC/NupG family nucleoside CNT transporter has product MEIMRGFLGIAVLLGVATIFSLNRKKIDWKLVGIGIALQVLFGLLITQVPFVASGFELVSKAFVKFLSFSIDGAKFLFGDLATNKYGVIFAFQVLPTIIFFSTISAGLYYLGVLQKLVFGIAWIMSKTMRLSGSESLSVAGNIFLGQTEAPLLVKPFISRMTYSELMCLMTGGMATIAGGVLAAYVTFLGGDSEAEKAKFAAYLLSASIMNAPAAVVMSKILIPQTEPEKVDKKLKVNSDQLGVNLIDSLSRGASDGLQLALNVGGMLLAFIAVIYAVNYLLSGVIGELTGINEWVVASTNGAFSGFSLEYILGQFFRIFAWAMGVEWSESLQIGSLFGQKTVINEFVAYKDLSRMIAEEALSKKSIIIATYGLCGFSNFSSIAIQIGGIGSLAPSQQANLSRLGMKALLGATLACMMTATVAGVIVGS; this is encoded by the coding sequence ATGGAGATAATGCGAGGTTTCCTGGGAATCGCTGTGCTCTTAGGAGTTGCAACGATTTTTTCATTGAACAGGAAAAAGATAGATTGGAAATTAGTGGGGATAGGGATAGCATTACAAGTACTTTTTGGACTTTTAATAACACAGGTTCCTTTTGTGGCGTCAGGTTTTGAGCTTGTTAGCAAAGCTTTTGTGAAGTTTTTGAGCTTTTCAATTGATGGCGCTAAGTTTTTATTTGGCGACTTGGCAACGAATAAGTACGGGGTGATTTTCGCTTTTCAGGTATTGCCTACTATTATATTTTTCTCCACGATATCTGCTGGGTTATATTATTTGGGAGTGTTGCAAAAGCTTGTTTTTGGAATTGCATGGATAATGTCTAAAACGATGAGATTATCAGGCTCCGAGTCATTGTCGGTAGCTGGAAATATCTTTTTAGGGCAAACCGAGGCGCCTTTATTAGTTAAGCCATTTATTTCAAGAATGACATATTCTGAATTAATGTGTTTGATGACTGGGGGAATGGCAACTATTGCAGGTGGTGTATTGGCTGCTTATGTTACTTTTCTTGGAGGTGATAGCGAGGCTGAAAAAGCCAAGTTCGCGGCTTATTTGTTGAGTGCTTCAATCATGAATGCGCCTGCGGCCGTAGTCATGTCGAAAATATTAATACCGCAAACTGAGCCTGAAAAGGTGGATAAAAAGTTGAAAGTGAACAGCGATCAATTGGGAGTTAATCTTATAGATTCTTTGTCAAGAGGAGCTTCGGACGGGTTGCAGCTAGCTTTGAATGTTGGTGGTATGCTGTTGGCATTTATAGCTGTGATTTATGCTGTGAATTATCTTTTATCAGGAGTTATTGGAGAGTTGACAGGTATTAATGAATGGGTAGTTGCAAGTACTAATGGCGCATTTAGCGGTTTTTCTTTGGAATATATTCTGGGGCAATTCTTCAGGATTTTTGCTTGGGCAATGGGAGTGGAATGGTCAGAATCGCTTCAGATCGGTTCGTTGTTTGGTCAAAAGACAGTCATTAATGAATTTGTGGCTTACAAAGACTTGTCAAGAATGATAGCTGAAGAAGCATTAAGCAAGAAGTCAATTATTATTGCTACTTACGGTTTGTGTGGTTTCTCAAACTTTTCGTCTATAGCAATTCAGATTGGAGGAATAGGAAGTCTCGCGCCTTCTCAGCAAGCGAATTTGTCAAGGTTGGGTATGAAAGCATTGTTGGGAGCTACACTGGCATGTATGATGACAGCTACAGTTGCTGGTGTTATTGTTGGTTCTTAG